The Acropora muricata isolate sample 2 chromosome 7, ASM3666990v1, whole genome shotgun sequence genomic interval AAGATTTAAGATCTCTTggaacaaagtttcaaaacGATTTGGGGCAGAGCCAGTATTAGAGCAGAAAAACTATGAGTACTTGGAAGATATGCTTCAAGCAGCACTACAGTTGGCAGCATCAGGGACCAAGGCTACACCTCGGATCATAAAATCGGAACAGCATAATGACCCCTGAACAAGGACCAAGTAGACAAGAAATCATTGACACCAGAAAAAGACTGTCTCGATTTAAATAAAAACTCTGGTGCCAAATGTAGTAATTAATCCTGACAATATATTGACCTATAATGATGAAAGTATGCGAACCATTCATTAACAATTCCTAAAAGTAGATTTATTTCAACACTTGAAAACATGAACCTGCTGTTGTCTTTGGGAGAGAGTTTTCAGAGTTAAGCAATGTTGAAATCAAATTAATAGTGATTCCCTGGGTAGGTTGATATCTTTCTGAACCAAGCAATTATTTTTATGAAGGGCCTTTATTCTTATTATTTAAAGAAATCATGCCAACCTTAGGTCACGTCATTTCATATCATAGTAGACAGTCTTAGTACAGTCAAAGTAATAAGAAGGCCATAAGATTGATTTCTTCACAAGATAAATTTAATGAATACAGATAATACAGGAATTACTTGCTTACAACAATTTTGTTCATGTAGtcatttattaataattattgttattaaatatttaagaaatctCTCCAAGCTTGTTCCAGCTCACTGTCATGtgcactgtcatcatcatctccCTCCAGATAACCTGTGTAAACACTATTGTCAGCACCTCTGATTTTCTTTACTGCACATGAAGGGATCACTCGTCTGATTTTTATCCCCAAGTGTCCATGCACCCACCATGTGAACTGCCGATATGCAGCATatcaaaatcattattattatggaatAATTTTTCACAGGAAAGTGCTAAAATCCTTCATCAGTACCACAGATTATGAAACCAGACGACAGTCAAGCACAGTTCTTAGTAGGATTACTGATCGAGTAGGCTCAAGCTTGTCAAACTTTCAACTTAAGGGGAAACATGAACTAAAGTTACTAAtgacaataacaatgataaaatttatCTCATCATTCTAGGAAGTCCTCATACTGTAGTAAAGACAAAGCCAGAGGTTCAAATAACCTGTGAGCAGGAGAGAAAATGACAACAGTGCTTACTACACTGATGGGGTTATTCtctataattaatattattattattataaccaaGGAGAAGACAAGattttgaagtaaaaaaaactgTACCTGTTAGAATATTGTTGTCTGTCTGGAAGGCCAGCACTTTCTCGGTCGTGCAGACTGACCAAAGCAGTCCGCAACACATCCCTATTCAAGCACACTGCATGGAAGCTTTTCATGCTCGGCGACACATggcgaaattaaaaaaaattgtggtaaaaccttattaaatttctcttctctttaAAGTTTATGTTCAGCCTATCAAACCCAAAATGATTCAGACAGCTATAAAACATTTCCAAACATCATGAATGAAAACCTGCTGTAGTTAACGCACATGTCAAAATTACATCAACTTAGTTTACTTGAGTTAAGAATATAAAGTCAAGCTGATATGTACTGATATCTGATAATTTGGCACTAGATTAATACCTCAACTAAATCCAAGTAAAAGATATTATTAGACTCACCTTCGAATACAATTGACAAATGCACTCTTCTTTATCCATGACCACACAGCGCCCGCATGAACACCAAGAAGAGTCTGTTTGGCGGCTTTCCGTACTTGAAATAGCCgaataatcatttttttctccTCTGATTCGCTGAAACCTTCTGCGTTGTCTTCTTCGCTGGAATAAGTACTCGGGCTCTAACTGATAAGGTAATATTTTCGACATCTTTCGAGTGTTTTGACCTCAATGCTCTCTATTGTGTCTTGTTAACATCGAGCGAGCAACCGTAACACGTCATCAGCCCATAGTGCTTTgtactttcattcaaagatggCGGCCGCAGGAATTTGAAATAGCACCAGAGAGCCAATTTTTGAAggcaaaaaacaacagaataGGGATAGAGAAGAAACTTTAGCCATGAGAATTACTTTTGTTGATATATTTTAAACAATATAGGCAATATttgtttgcagagtggaggGTCCTTTTAAATTTATCCCGGCCGTTATAAGAAACAGCACGGCCTCGCTGGAAAACTGATTGGACTTCCGTGTAGCCTACATTTGAAAGCGCTTTTCCTAACTAAGCAAGAAAAAGGTGTTTTCCCACCTGCATGTCGATGTTTATAACAGTGCAAAAACTATCCCATAATGCTTGTTTTGGGACGTTGGCCCTCCTGTCGTCTGACTTAgttacacaataattattattcagccAGCTCTCCACATCTGATATCTgattaaacaaagtaaaaaccAACAGTGAGACATTGCATGAAAAGTTTTCTGAATATATAAACATGAAGACCCGTCGCCTGATATGAATTGTTGGTAGCATTTTTCATAGCGGTTCACCATTAAAATAAACTCGTATTTTGAGGTCATCAAGAAATGTGACGTGACACTAAACAGATCTTTCttgttatcaaacaagttaaaTAAATCAAACAAGTTAAATAAATCAAACAGGTCATGTTATATGAAGAAAATCGACCTTCTTTAAACTCTTTGCTGGGGGTTATTTAGTTATGATCATCCAAGCGTGGACGATAAGACAATTAGGCAGTCTCAGCTATCATTGAGAACCCAACCAGACCCTCAAATGTCAACTTAATATGTTCATCGCTACATTTGAACTGACGAAATAAACTCACCTTGAACTTACGAGGACCTCTGTTCTTATATCTTCAAAGGTTACTTTTTGTATCTTGCTTAAGTGAAAAGTAATAATGAAAAAGTTTGTTTGCCCTGCAGGCatctagtgtttttttttttttttttttttttttagttcaagACTGGTTGAACCCAATTCACagttaaacaaataaatttttaaGACCTGTAGTTTGACTGTATTTGTGTTAACTTTCTTTTCAGTGTCAAAATATTGGTATAAGTTAAAATTCAGTATAAATGAAACTAACTTGTGAGCTTTCTTCGCCAATTGCTTTCATTGTGGATATTTTCTCAGAGATGCATATACAATGTTATAATTCAATTTGAtgtttctttgttaattttatgTTCTTCTATAAGTTATAAGGAAAGAAAGAGGTCGTCTGTGCAAAGTACAAGAGCTGAAATATTAGGATAATTCTATTTTCCCAAATGCCACTGACGATAAGGGTTTTAATGTTGGTTTTGTATGTAAACAGAACCGCACTTGACTTTAAGTACTTCCCACATCCTAAGCTTTCCGATGAAGGTATGTCGTCAATCAGGTTGATTGGTCTCACTAGGGAATATTAAACGTACCACCCGCATACATGACTCATGTCTCAGTACCTGATTGTGTTTCTGCTGGCACTAGCCTCCCCACAATTTTCGGAAATTTGGGACATATCAATGACAAATGATCAGTTCTCGTTCATGAGAGACATTGCATTGTGTAGCAAGCAGTAAAGGTAGCCTTCAAGTTACGTAAAAGCAAACAAAAGGTTATAAAGATAATTATGAATGGAAAAAAAGCAAACGAAAAGACAATGAAAAGAGAAGTAAAGCTATTATTTATGACCAACTTGCCTTCAAACAAATCAGTTTGTAATCACGGTAATCAATGGAAATGGACTCaattgatctaaaaaaaaaaaaaaagaataaaatcaaATGCAACCAGAATCATGCCAGTAAACGAGGCATGGATGCATAAATGGATGACTGAGTAAATGTGTGAAAGAATAAAGAAGAGAGTATATGATTGGTTAACTTGTTTATTGTCTAAATGGTTAAAGGAATACAGTAATGAGGCAAGAGATGATGGATTCCTTCAATGACATCAATGCACGTTTCACAGCAAAGGCCTGTTCTTGTCAAAGGACATGTCACCGCAAAAGTTTCACAAAGTCAATTGCAAAGTTTCCCAGCAAAGGCCTGTTCTTGTCATAGGGCTTGCCCTGCAAAACTTTCACAAAGTTAATTGCAAAGTTTCGCAGCAAAGGCCTGATCTTGTCAAAGGATACGTCACCACAAAAGTTTCACAAATTAAATTGCAAAGTTTCGCAGCAAAGGCCTGTTCTTGTCATAGGGCACGTCACCGCAAAAGTTTCACAAAGTTAGTTGCAAAGTTTCGCAGCAAAAGCCCGTTCTTGTCATAGGGCACATCACTGGAAAAATTTCACAATGTTAATTGCAAAGTTTCGCAGCAAAGGCCCGTTCTTGTCATAGGGCACGTCACTGCAAAAGTTTCACAATGTTAATTGCAAAGTTTCGCAGCAAAGGTCTGTTCTTGTCATAGGGCACGTCACTGCAAAAGTTTCACAAAGTATATTGCTAAGTTTCGCAGCAAAGGCCCGTTCCTGTCATAGGGCACATCACTGCAAACGTTTTGACTGTGATAACACGTTGCTGTTATacacaattatttttcaaatagCTAAACATTTATTTGGTTTTTGTTATACAGGTATTCTTCTTTTCTGTCCATGCAGAAATCCAACAATTCCATAAGGGCCTTAACTCTATAAGTGGTTTTGGAGATCTGGTGATGAACAACCCTGGCATTTTCAAGACTGTTTTGGGTGCGGGGAATCAAAAGCTCAGTGCCCAAAGCTTCAAGAAATTTTACTCTATTGTGTACTCAGGCAAGGGTTCCAATGATAGGGACAAGGAAGACAAGAAAATATATTGCTTGGACCTGTACCTGCAAGACCTAGAAGAAGAGGAAGTTAATGGTGTGACCCTCGAAGACTTGTTGGTTTTCACCACAGGGGCAGACACTGTACCACCACTGGCCTTTGATGGTCCCATACTTATTGAGTTTTATGAAACAGAAGAGAATGTGAAGAGGTATCCATGGTCTTCAACTTGCTCCTTAACTCTGTTTTTGCCAAGGGAAATTGAAGACCCCAAAGAGATCAATAGTATTCTAACACATGCCTTAGAAAATGGAGTTGGCTTTGGCAAATGCTAAAGAACATTAATTTGATCATAACTTGCATCAGTAtttatgttgttgttttaaagttttcattttttatcatATCACAAACAGTGGAACATTGCAATTACAGTGAAAAAGCTAAGACTTAGTTGTCATGTCAAATTTAAGAGTATATCATTTTGTAAAATATACAGTATTCTCTACTCTCTCAAATCTCATAATACACCTCTTTTATCCCAAAAACTTTGCATAATCAATGTTTGCAATGTTGTTGATCGGCGGAGACCAAGTGGAGaagctgttggagagctttgttCGAAGTCAAGTGGATTACAAGCAACTATCAAGACTTACCGTGAGTTCATGTCAGTGGCGGCTTAAGGAGATAATAACTCGTATTGTTTAGAACCCGCTCCTTTGTTATTAAGATTatattaattgtttttaaataaattagttGGGTTTCTGTTTATATCTTTCTGGCAGTCAAGAGATACCATAACACAATCTCGCAAACTCTCTTGCAATCTTTTTACAATCTATTACATTTACAGAATTGTTCCTATTTATGTA includes:
- the LOC136921720 gene encoding uncharacterized protein is translated as MKVFFFSVHAEIQQFHKGLNSISGFGDLVMNNPGIFKTVLGAGNQKLSAQSFKKFYSIVYSGKGSNDRDKEDKKIYCLDLYLQDLEEEEVNGVTLEDLLVFTTGADTVPPLAFDGPILIEFYETEENVKRYPWSSTCSLTLFLPREIEDPKEINSILTHALENGVGFGKC